From Solibaculum mannosilyticum:
AAATGCATGCGAAGGAAAAATAAAAGAGGCCTATTGGGCGATGAAAGCATATGCGTGGCAAAGGCGTTGGCTGAGAGTGTGGGGAAAAGACATCTTTTTGAGGGTTAAGAATACGGTGCTCTATCATTTTGACGATGTAAAACGTTCCCTGCAAAAATGGAATACGCAGAGATCATCCAATTAATCAGAGGGAAATTTGTACATTTAGGCTTGTATTTGGCAGGTACTGTTCGTCAAATTTACGCTTTATTCACAATTAAGTCACTGTTTTGACTTGAGAACCTGGTTTTGAAATGTTATAATACACAAAGACAACAAGGTGGGGTCGGTAGAAATGAAAATCCAGCAGCGACCGTGGTCTGCTCGATTTGATTTAAGGAGGACTATAAAATGAAAAAAGCCATTACTCTATTGTGCCTTCTGGCACTTTTGACTACATCGTTGGCTGCTTGCGGGAAAAAGGACGGGGGAGATGCTTCCGGCGGCGCCCAGAGCGGCACAAGCGTTTCCGATTCGGCCTCTGGTTCTGATTCCGCTTCCGGCACGGATGGAACTACAGGAGGGGATGCTTCAGGGGAAGGCAGCGGGGATGCATCCGGATCTCAGCAGGGCGGTACCCCTGGCGACAGCACCAATGCCAATTTGACAGACGATACGACCAGCCATGTCACCGAGGCAGAAAAAGCGCCGTCGGTCAACCTGAAGGCTGAAAGTATGGACTTGGATATCGAAGCCATCTGTAGTGCAGCTGATTCGGAGTATATCTATTATATCTCCCGTGACGATCAGCATATCTACCGCGTCAAGCACGACGGATCGGACAAGAAAGAGATCGTAACCGATGAGTGTAGCTGGGTGGGCGTCAATAAAGACGGCAACATTGAGTACTGCACCAATTACGACGCCAAAGCCGGTGCTGACAGCACCTACTTCACTGTGGACAAGAACGGCGAGAATAAGGTGGATAATCAGGAAGTCGTGCTGGATATCTTCCCCATCCCGGACGTCAAAGGCAACGATGGACGGATCTATTATCTGCTGACCACCAATGACGTAATGACCGCAGAGAAGTCTTTGAACCCTGGTATCTATTCCTGCGCAGAGGGCGAGGACAAGATCAACGACGGCAAGATGGTTGTAGAGGGCATTGTGGATTCCTTCTGCGTGATTGACGACTATGTAGTGACTTCCATCACCACAAAGGACGGATCCCATCTCTACCGCACCAATCTGGACGGCAGCAACACCGTCAAGCTGATGGACGACCGTGCTATGTATCTGTCCAGCTCGGGCGAACGGGTGTACTTCATCAATTCGACCGACAGCAAGATTTATAGCCTGTCCATCGACGAGATCAAGGCTGCTAAATAAACTGGCCTGCTCTATGCCCTAATAGGATGGCAAAGCCCGATTCTCCTTTGAGGAGGATCGGGCTTTTTTGACGATAAAAACGACCGTGGGGAAAGATGGTTGTGCTTGAGAGGGGTTTGTGGTATATTTATGGATAACGCTTCTGGATTGATGTAAAATCTTTGGAGTGATATACCATCAAGTGGTGAAGGCGCTTGTTGAGGAGGTCTTGTCTGTGCCCATTAAAATCGCGGGAAGTCTGCCTGCACGAAAAGTACTAAAATCGGAAAATATCTTTGTGATGGACCAGGAGCGCGCAACAAAACAGGATATCCGTCCTCTGCGCATTTTGATTCTCAACCTGATGCCGGACAAAATCAAAACCGAGACCCAGCTTTTAAGGCTTTTAAGCAACAGTCCCCTCCAGGTGGAGGTGGATCTGCTCCAGGCTGCCACACATGTGTCCAAGAATACGCCGGCTCAGCATCTGCTGGATTTTTATAAAACCTACGATGAAGTCAAAGATCTTCGTTACGACGGCATGATCATCACCGGAGCCCCGGTGGAGCATTTGCCTTATGAAGAGGTCAATTACTGGGAGGAACTGTGTACCATCATGGAATGGTCGAAAAAACACGTTTTTTCCACGCTCCACATCTGCTGGGGCGCTCAGGCGGGACTTTATTATCACTATGGCATTCCCAAATACGCCATGGAGAAGAAATTGTCGGGGGTGTTTTATCATCGCCTTTGCGTCCACAACCATCCCCTGACGCGCGGGTTCGACGAGGTCTTTATGGCTCCCCACTCCCGGTATGCCGAGGTGCGCCGTCAGGATGTGGACAAGGTGGAAACGCTTCAGGTACTGGCCGAATCCAATGCCGCCGGGATTTATTTGGTGGCATCCAAGGACGGCCGTCAGATTTTCGTCACCGGCCACTGTGAATACGATCGGGATACCTTGGCCAATGAATATACCCGCGATGTGGCCAAAGGCATCCATCCGGAGATCCCATACAACTATTTTCCGGATAACAATCCCGAGGGCATTCCCGTCATTAATTGGCGCAGCCACGCTCACCTTCTTTTTTCCAACTGGCTCAACTATTACGTCTACCAACGCACCCCCTATGATTTGGAGGGCCACAATTTGGAGGAGGTCCCTCAAGACGAAGAGGACGCTTAAATAGGATAATACGTCCCCCTTCCCTATTCCACATGGAATAAAGGAAGGGGGAGTTTGTCTATCAAGAGGAATCAATTGAACTGAAGTGGCGGTGACAGGATTGAGAACAGGGAGCCTAAAGTACGAAAGGATCCGGGATCTGCGAATCGATCAGGGGCTCACTCAAACACAGATTGCAGAGGTGCTCCATATCAAACAGAACACCTATTCCCAATATGAAATAGGAATACTGAATTATCCGTTGGACGTCGTCATCCAGCTGGCCATATTTTACAATACCAGTGTGGACTATTTGGTAGGGCTTACGGATGATCCAACTCCATACAAACGGCGGAAAAGATAAAAGCCTCCCCTCTGAGCCTTTTTTGGATCAGGGGGGAGGCTTTCTTGAAAAAGGGGGCCGACGGACAATCTCTTATGCACCCCTCCGTGTAAAAGAGATTGTCCATCGGCCAGTCGTCACCGGATTGCCGCACCGGTCGGGCGGGCAAAGCCCGCAGCCATGTCGCGCCTCAAGGCAGGGATAGTCCGGGCAACAAGGCCCGCGAGGACGCGACAATTGGAAAAAAGGTTGACTTGACGGGCAAAGCCCGCAGCCATGTCGCGCCTCAAGGCAGGGATAGTCCGGGCTGCAAGGCCCGCGAGGACGCGACAATTGGAAAAAAGGTTGACTTGACGGGCAAAGCCCGCAGCCATGTCGCGCCTCAAGGCAGGGATAGTCCGGGCAACAAGGCCCGCGAGGACGTGACAATTGGAAAAAAGATGACTTGATGGGCAAAACCCACAGCCATGTCGCAGCAGACAGCGCCTGCTTCCACAATCACGCGCCAAGGCGGGAAGGGCCCTCAGGAACAGTTCCCGCGAAGACAATAGTAGTCTTTGAGAAAAAGTCCTTTTTTCATGGCTTAATTTCATTTTACACTGTTTTTTCCAGTTTGTCTACCGGCCGGCGGCTGGACTGGTGATTGATTTTGTATAGGGAGCATGGTATACTTTTAACAATTGTATTTTCGATATAAAACGAGGGGGAATCCGTTTGAAACAGCTTCCAAAAACCTACGAGCCCCGGGAGGTAGAGGACCGTACCTACGACCGGTGGATCAAGGGAAATTATTTTCACGCAACCATAGATCCCGAGAAAAAACCGTATACCATTGTTATTCCGCCCCCCAACATCACCGGACAGCTTCATATGGGACATGCCTTGGATGAGACCATCCAGGATATCCTGATCCGCTGGCGCCGGATGCAGGGATATTCGGCCCTGTGGCTGCCCGGCACCGATCATGCGTCCATCGCCACCGAGGCCAAGATCGTGGCCAAGATGGCCGAGGAAGGCGTCACCAAAGAGGACATCGGCCGTGACGGCTTTTTAGAGCGGGCTTGGGATTGGAAAAAGACCTACGGCGGCCGCATCGTAGAGCAGCTCAAGAAATTGGGTTCCTCCTGCGACTGGGAGCGGGAACGCTTCACGCTGGATGAGGGATGTTCCAAGGCAGTCAACGAGGTGTTTAACCGTCTCTATGAGAAGGGCCTCATCTACCGGGGCGAACGCATCATCAACTGGTGCCCCCA
This genomic window contains:
- a CDS encoding DUF5050 domain-containing protein, with the protein product MKKAITLLCLLALLTTSLAACGKKDGGDASGGAQSGTSVSDSASGSDSASGTDGTTGGDASGEGSGDASGSQQGGTPGDSTNANLTDDTTSHVTEAEKAPSVNLKAESMDLDIEAICSAADSEYIYYISRDDQHIYRVKHDGSDKKEIVTDECSWVGVNKDGNIEYCTNYDAKAGADSTYFTVDKNGENKVDNQEVVLDIFPIPDVKGNDGRIYYLLTTNDVMTAEKSLNPGIYSCAEGEDKINDGKMVVEGIVDSFCVIDDYVVTSITTKDGSHLYRTNLDGSNTVKLMDDRAMYLSSSGERVYFINSTDSKIYSLSIDEIKAAK
- the metA gene encoding homoserine O-acetyltransferase MetA, with translation MPIKIAGSLPARKVLKSENIFVMDQERATKQDIRPLRILILNLMPDKIKTETQLLRLLSNSPLQVEVDLLQAATHVSKNTPAQHLLDFYKTYDEVKDLRYDGMIITGAPVEHLPYEEVNYWEELCTIMEWSKKHVFSTLHICWGAQAGLYYHYGIPKYAMEKKLSGVFYHRLCVHNHPLTRGFDEVFMAPHSRYAEVRRQDVDKVETLQVLAESNAAGIYLVASKDGRQIFVTGHCEYDRDTLANEYTRDVAKGIHPEIPYNYFPDNNPEGIPVINWRSHAHLLFSNWLNYYVYQRTPYDLEGHNLEEVPQDEEDA
- a CDS encoding helix-turn-helix domain-containing protein; translation: MRTGSLKYERIRDLRIDQGLTQTQIAEVLHIKQNTYSQYEIGILNYPLDVVIQLAIFYNTSVDYLVGLTDDPTPYKRRKR